One genomic segment of Labilithrix sp. includes these proteins:
- a CDS encoding acyltransferase: MSTRPGTIPHLPALDGLRGLALLGVLFFHSKKLLVGGYLGVDLFFVLSGYLITSLLIAERRAAGRIALGAFWIRRARRLFPALLSLMPAVALYCWLFAQPDELARVRSDALATLAYVANWSGIFAERSYWDLFAAPSPLEHTWSLAIEEQFYVVWPLVALLALKGPQTRPRTVLVIALLGFAASVVTMLVLYTPARTSRVYFGTDTRAAAIFAGIALAAVLPPSTTFSRSAARKLDVLGAIAFVGLAIAWWRLPGESRFLYRGGFWLTELGGLALITCAVAGPKVSVVARVLAFKPLVWVGIISYGLYLWHWPIDVFVTPARFHVSTNVARFMQFASTFAIATVSYFVLEKPIRTRGLPFGRPALVVPAVVALSLFLVVRATHARPIPPRNTAHEPIEPVEATGFAPQLKVMILGDSTANSLGWTLRGVRKPGVAVELRGKDGCTMVYDTCRGDQWRADTDEVRPDVTLVFGGGAFLHPWAAKNGDWVKACHPEWDAQYEQVLMQRLPELVRPKTRVFAVTLPHSRRPWDGEEEDREIDCVNALLRRAAKAVPGVFILELGERVCPHGECPEREPGLEHGVRPDGIHYDMEGTRPVARWVLEQIVSNVAR, encoded by the coding sequence GTGAGCACGCGACCGGGGACGATCCCGCACCTCCCGGCGCTCGACGGACTCCGCGGTCTCGCGCTCCTCGGCGTGTTGTTCTTCCACTCGAAGAAGCTCCTCGTCGGCGGCTACCTCGGCGTCGACCTGTTCTTCGTGCTGTCGGGTTACCTGATCACGTCGCTCCTCATCGCGGAGCGGCGCGCGGCGGGGCGCATCGCGCTCGGCGCCTTCTGGATCCGGCGCGCGCGGCGGCTCTTCCCCGCGCTCTTGTCGCTCATGCCCGCCGTCGCGCTCTATTGCTGGCTCTTCGCGCAGCCCGACGAGCTCGCGCGCGTGCGCTCCGACGCGCTCGCGACCCTCGCCTACGTCGCGAACTGGAGCGGCATCTTCGCGGAGCGGAGCTACTGGGACCTGTTCGCGGCGCCGTCGCCGCTCGAGCACACGTGGAGCCTCGCGATCGAGGAGCAGTTCTACGTGGTCTGGCCGCTCGTCGCGCTGCTCGCGTTGAAGGGCCCCCAGACGCGGCCGCGCACGGTCCTCGTCATCGCGCTGCTCGGGTTCGCCGCGTCGGTCGTGACGATGCTGGTCCTCTACACGCCGGCGCGCACGTCGCGCGTCTACTTCGGGACCGACACGCGCGCGGCCGCGATCTTCGCCGGGATCGCGCTCGCGGCGGTGCTGCCGCCGTCGACGACGTTCTCGCGCTCGGCCGCGCGGAAGCTCGACGTGCTCGGCGCGATCGCGTTCGTCGGGCTCGCGATCGCGTGGTGGCGCTTGCCGGGCGAGAGCCGGTTCCTCTACCGCGGCGGCTTCTGGCTCACCGAGCTCGGCGGCCTCGCGCTCATCACGTGCGCGGTGGCGGGGCCGAAGGTGAGCGTCGTCGCGCGCGTGCTCGCGTTCAAGCCGCTCGTCTGGGTCGGGATCATCAGCTACGGGCTCTACCTCTGGCACTGGCCGATCGACGTGTTCGTCACGCCGGCGCGGTTCCACGTCTCCACCAACGTCGCGCGATTCATGCAGTTTGCATCCACCTTCGCGATCGCGACCGTCTCGTACTTCGTGTTGGAGAAGCCGATCCGCACGCGCGGGTTGCCGTTCGGCCGCCCCGCGCTCGTGGTCCCGGCCGTGGTCGCGCTCTCGTTGTTCCTCGTCGTCCGCGCGACGCACGCGCGCCCGATCCCGCCGCGCAACACCGCGCACGAACCGATCGAGCCGGTGGAGGCGACCGGCTTCGCGCCGCAACTGAAGGTCATGATCCTCGGCGACTCGACCGCGAACTCGCTCGGCTGGACGCTGCGCGGCGTCCGCAAGCCCGGCGTCGCGGTGGAGCTGCGGGGCAAGGACGGCTGCACGATGGTCTACGACACGTGCCGCGGCGACCAGTGGAGGGCGGACACGGACGAGGTCCGGCCCGACGTCACGCTCGTGTTCGGCGGCGGCGCGTTCCTGCATCCGTGGGCGGCGAAGAACGGCGACTGGGTGAAGGCCTGCCACCCGGAGTGGGACGCGCAGTACGAGCAGGTGCTGATGCAGCGCCTCCCCGAGCTCGTGCGCCCGAAGACGCGCGTGTTCGCGGTCACGCTCCCGCACTCCCGCCGCCCGTGGGACGGCGAGGAGGAGGACCGCGAGATCGACTGCGTGAACGCGCTCCTGCGCCGCGCGGCGAAGGCGGTCCCGGGCGTCTTCATCCTCGAGCTCGGCGAGCGCGTGTGCCCGCACGGCGAGTGCCCCGAGCGCGAGCCGGGCCTCGAGCACGGCGTCCGGCCCGACGGGATCCACTACGACATGGAAGGCACGCGGCCGGTGGCGCGCTGGGTGCTGGAGCAGATCGTCTCGAACGTCGCGCGGTGA
- a CDS encoding SLC13 family permease, with the protein MSSDTVITFVVLGATILLFVLDRFRLDVVALGSLLALAVTAVVPVDVALSGFANPAVIMIAGLFVVGAALTETGVADWLGRHLDAVAGATETRVIVVTMTATAFVSAFMSSTGTVAILLPVVGTLAQRRGIPAARLFMPLAFAAHLGSNLTLISTPPNLLVSDALREAGREPFRFFSFTAPGLAALAVGVGYMALLGRRVLPAGEKADLVSRALSQSDLATEFGLGGALRVASVPAASSLVGMTLAAANPRAAHAVTVVAIERAGEALRVVPPVVFAAGDEIRVLGTDAAIEAFAAHFALDLRPGAAEFALPSEESLAEVVLPRRSSLVGRTLRDAKFRDRYRANVFAVRRAEGSAYVCHSSSALRDLVLRAGDALLVKGRRKYLRNLGDERANFVLVAEPDAAPVALLDRPHAIGSVAITLAMLLVMAFGWLPNVVAVLLAAITLVLTGCVRPADVYRSVNWESIVLIAGMIPLATALERTGGTRLAVAAVEQVLHGASPIVVLALLVAITSGLGMVLSNTATAVLVAPIALKLAAAFGVRPEPFLMGVAFAASAAFATPIASPVNVLVMTPGSYRFTDYTKVGLPLQLLVLATAVALIPLVWPF; encoded by the coding sequence GTGAGCAGCGACACCGTCATCACGTTCGTCGTCCTCGGGGCGACGATCCTCCTCTTCGTCCTCGATCGCTTTCGGCTCGACGTCGTCGCGCTGGGGTCGCTCCTCGCGCTCGCCGTCACGGCGGTCGTGCCGGTCGACGTCGCGCTCTCCGGGTTCGCGAACCCGGCCGTCATCATGATCGCGGGGCTCTTCGTCGTCGGGGCGGCGCTCACCGAGACCGGCGTCGCCGACTGGCTCGGGCGGCACCTCGACGCCGTCGCCGGCGCGACCGAGACGCGCGTGATCGTGGTCACGATGACGGCGACCGCGTTCGTCTCCGCCTTCATGAGCTCCACCGGCACCGTCGCGATCCTGCTCCCCGTCGTCGGCACGCTCGCGCAGCGCCGCGGGATCCCCGCCGCGCGCCTCTTCATGCCGCTCGCGTTCGCGGCGCACCTCGGGAGCAACCTCACCCTGATCAGCACGCCGCCGAACCTCCTCGTCAGCGACGCGCTGCGCGAGGCCGGGCGCGAGCCGTTCCGGTTCTTCAGCTTCACCGCGCCCGGGCTCGCCGCGCTCGCGGTCGGCGTCGGGTACATGGCGCTCCTCGGACGCCGCGTGCTCCCCGCCGGCGAGAAGGCCGATCTCGTCTCGCGCGCGCTGTCCCAGAGCGATCTCGCGACCGAGTTCGGGCTCGGCGGCGCGCTCCGCGTAGCAAGCGTCCCCGCCGCCTCGTCGCTCGTGGGGATGACGCTCGCCGCGGCGAACCCGCGCGCGGCGCACGCCGTCACCGTCGTCGCGATCGAGCGCGCCGGCGAGGCGCTCCGCGTCGTGCCTCCCGTCGTGTTCGCCGCCGGCGACGAGATCCGCGTCCTCGGGACCGACGCGGCGATCGAGGCGTTCGCCGCGCACTTCGCGCTCGATCTCCGCCCCGGCGCCGCCGAGTTCGCGCTCCCGTCGGAGGAGTCGCTCGCCGAGGTCGTGCTCCCGCGGCGCTCGAGCCTCGTCGGCCGCACGCTCCGCGACGCGAAGTTCCGTGATCGCTACCGCGCGAACGTCTTCGCCGTCCGCCGCGCCGAAGGGAGCGCGTACGTGTGCCACTCCTCCTCCGCGCTCCGCGATCTCGTCCTCCGCGCCGGCGACGCGCTCCTCGTGAAGGGACGCCGCAAGTACCTCCGGAACCTCGGCGACGAGCGCGCCAACTTCGTCCTCGTCGCGGAGCCGGACGCCGCTCCCGTCGCCCTCCTCGATCGCCCGCACGCGATCGGCTCCGTCGCGATCACGCTCGCGATGCTGCTCGTCATGGCGTTCGGTTGGCTCCCGAACGTCGTCGCCGTCCTCCTCGCCGCGATCACGCTCGTCCTCACCGGCTGCGTGCGCCCCGCCGACGTGTACCGCTCGGTGAACTGGGAGAGCATCGTCCTCATCGCCGGCATGATCCCGCTCGCGACCGCGCTCGAGCGGACCGGCGGCACGCGCCTCGCCGTCGCCGCGGTGGAGCAGGTGCTCCACGGCGCGAGCCCGATCGTGGTGCTCGCGCTCCTCGTCGCGATCACGTCGGGCCTCGGGATGGTCCTCTCCAACACCGCGACCGCGGTCCTCGTCGCCCCGATCGCGCTCAAGCTCGCGGCCGCGTTCGGCGTCCGGCCGGAGCCGTTCCTCATGGGCGTCGCGTTCGCCGCGTCGGCCGCGTTCGCGACGCCGATCGCGTCACCGGTGAACGTCCTCGTCATGACGCCGGGGAGCTACCGCTTCACCGACTACACGAAGGTCGGGCTCCCGCTCCAGCTCCTCGTCCTCGCGACCGCGGTCGCGCTGATCCCGCTCGTGTGGCCGTTCTGA
- the rpsG gene encoding 30S ribosomal protein S7, which produces MPRRREVPKRRIIPDPKYKDKLVSKFTNTLMFDGKKAVAEGILYGAFDVIGERFKEDPIEVFRKALDNVKPKLEVKSRRVGGATYQVPVEVRPERRVALAMRWLVLYSRDRGEKTMRERLAAEFVDAAQGRGNAVKKKDDTHKMAEANKAFAHYRW; this is translated from the coding sequence ATGCCCCGTCGTAGAGAAGTCCCGAAGCGCCGCATCATTCCGGACCCCAAGTACAAGGACAAGCTCGTCTCGAAGTTCACGAACACGCTGATGTTCGACGGCAAGAAGGCGGTCGCGGAGGGCATCCTCTACGGCGCGTTCGACGTCATCGGCGAGCGCTTCAAGGAGGACCCGATCGAGGTGTTCCGCAAGGCGCTCGACAACGTGAAGCCGAAGCTCGAGGTGAAGAGCCGCCGCGTCGGCGGCGCGACCTACCAGGTCCCGGTCGAGGTCCGTCCCGAGCGCCGCGTCGCGCTCGCGATGCGCTGGCTCGTCCTCTACTCCCGCGACCGCGGCGAGAAGACGATGCGCGAGCGCCTCGCCGCCGAGTTCGTCGACGCCGCCCAGGGCCGCGGCAACGCGGTGAAGAAGAAGGACGACACGCACAAGATGGCCGAGGCCAACAAGGCCTTCGCGCACTACCGCTGGTAG
- the rpsL gene encoding 30S ribosomal protein S12 has translation MPTINQLINHGRLAARVKTASPALKSCPQKRGVCVRVYTTTPKKPNSALRKVCRVRLTNGMEVTSYIPGEGHNLQEHSVVLIRGGRVKDLPGVRYHVVRGTLDASGAIGPSSTNKANRNRKRSKYGVKRPKA, from the coding sequence ATGCCGACGATCAATCAGCTCATCAACCACGGGCGGCTGGCTGCGCGCGTGAAGACCGCGTCCCCCGCTCTCAAGAGCTGCCCGCAGAAGCGTGGCGTCTGCGTCCGCGTCTACACCACCACGCCGAAGAAGCCGAACTCGGCGCTTCGCAAGGTGTGCCGCGTCCGCCTGACGAACGGCATGGAAGTCACCTCCTACATCCCGGGCGAGGGGCACAACCTCCAGGAGCACTCGGTCGTCCTCATCCGCGGCGGCCGCGTGAAGGATCTCCCGGGCGTTCGCTACCACGTCGTTCGCGGCACGCTCGACGCGTCGGGCGCCATCGGCCCGTCGTCGACGAACAAGGCGAACCGCAACCGCAAGCGTTCGAAGTACGGCGTGAAGCGCCCGAAGGCCTGA